From the genome of Planctomycetia bacterium, one region includes:
- a CDS encoding DUF1559 domain-containing protein, translating into MFTNHSECRNHASPQRERGRVGRPFKSDDPLECEVNSPSLARRASSSTLASSQRGFTLVELLVVIAVIGILLALLLPALGMVRESARRSQCQSQLHQIGLALDMYLENQGRVGRFPHAAQLPSVTPQWPSITAVLGPHIEKNDAVFACPDDPKYFPTERVSYEYPIRRLAGKTRDQVRKRRTGALRPSSEIILMYDYEAVHGERGTVGSRNAIFLDGHVERY; encoded by the coding sequence ATGTTCACGAATCACAGCGAATGCAGAAACCATGCCAGCCCGCAGCGCGAGCGAGGGAGAGTAGGCCGTCCATTTAAGTCAGACGATCCACTTGAATGCGAAGTCAACTCTCCCTCGCTGGCGCGTCGGGCTAGTAGCTCGACGCTAGCATCCTCGCAGCGCGGATTCACACTCGTCGAGCTCTTGGTCGTGATCGCCGTGATCGGCATCTTGCTAGCGCTGCTGTTGCCGGCGCTCGGCATGGTGCGCGAGTCCGCGCGGCGCAGTCAGTGCCAATCGCAGTTGCATCAGATTGGCTTGGCGCTCGACATGTATCTGGAGAATCAAGGGCGCGTTGGGCGCTTTCCGCACGCGGCGCAACTGCCCTCGGTGACACCGCAATGGCCGTCGATCACCGCCGTGTTGGGGCCGCACATCGAAAAGAACGATGCCGTCTTCGCCTGCCCGGACGATCCCAAATACTTTCCGACCGAGCGCGTGAGCTACGAATATCCGATTCGTCGCCTGGCTGGCAAAACGCGCGATCAAGTCCGCAAACGCCGCACCGGCGCATTGCGCCCGTCGAGCGAAATCATCCTGATGTACGATTACGAAGCGGTGCATGGCGAACGAGGCACAGTCGGCTCCCGCAACGCGATCTTCCTCGACGGCCACGTCGAGCGCTATTAG
- a CDS encoding efflux RND transporter permease subunit produces the protein MSLIKSFVQNPVKVTVIVILIIMFGEIARRAMPMQLTPDVEVPELSIETVWPGASPEEIESEIIQPQEEQLQSVEGLYKMTSESTDSRGRIRLEFTPDADMREALLMANTRLQQVRQYPENVDKPVITTSNGSDRFIAWFILSQRPVEHKELEAFAEKHPKLMDQGLEQILRTKDIGLLMYRMRTMAEKHPEMQVLLPPPLDITTQRRFARNFIEARFENVDGVSDSMVMGGKEEEIQVVVDPEKLAARQLTISNVRQALRAQNKDTSGGDFWEGKRRYVVRTLGQFRTTDEVEGVIIARRDGIPVYVRDVGTVRLDYKKPDGFMRRYEQSVVGINAARKTGANVLDVMAGLRAATAELNDGVLKQRGLVLRQVYDETDYIYSSIDLVNENIVEGAALTFICLLVFLRSLRSTVIIFLSIFVSIMGMFLIMNLLGRSLNVLSLAGIAFAVGMLVDNFIVVLENIYRHRQDGDDTISATVRGTQEVWGAVLASTLANLAVFVPVLFVHDQAGQLFRDIALAASSALVCSLLVALVVVPTAAGKMLKTLDRKLELDVQLETAHQRNGKHRFSRDELRRAGRHATHRFENFANYLLAPLDWFGRGFVNTVVAINTYLLQGVWRRLVVICLLIGLSIGGSYLMLPDREYLPTGNRNLAIANLIPPPGLNLNHMLAMGEEVERRLEPYWNCEVGSPEAEGLDGPPIADYFFVARGRSIFMGLRAADPARIDEATELLKKNIQGMPAVLAVANKRSLFERGLSGGRSIDVEIIGPDVRRLSSLGGQVMGKIAELIKVDVDGEVKVGQGRPNPSLDLSSPEMHVVPKWQQAADMGISAEDMGYTVDALVDGAYAGDFFIDGDKIDLTIKGGDQFASRTQDLEALSLATPGGQLISLAAVADVKYGSAPEQINHVRRMRVITISVLPPEEMPLENAMTLIKEQIIAPLEASGQLEGGYQMVLSGTADKLTQTWKVLGWNLALAVIITYLLMAALFESWLYPLVIILSVPLGAVGGFAGLKLMNLVHYQALDVMTMLGFIILVGTVVNNPILIVEQALVHIRDEKMATHRAILESVRTRIRPIFMTALIGLFGLLPLVISPGSGSELYRGLGSVLLGGLLVSTIFTLVLVPTLFSLAMDTKEKLSQLLWSPDEPPATPPVSKALVETTVDMPRPHLQPAESLRR, from the coding sequence ATGTCCTTGATCAAATCGTTCGTTCAGAACCCGGTCAAAGTCACCGTCATCGTGATTCTGATTATTATGTTCGGCGAAATCGCCCGCCGGGCGATGCCGATGCAGCTCACGCCGGATGTGGAAGTCCCCGAACTTTCCATCGAGACCGTGTGGCCAGGCGCCAGCCCTGAAGAGATCGAAAGCGAGATCATTCAGCCGCAGGAAGAGCAGCTCCAGAGCGTGGAGGGGCTGTACAAGATGACGTCGGAATCGACCGATTCGCGCGGCCGCATCCGGCTTGAGTTCACGCCCGACGCCGACATGCGCGAAGCACTGCTGATGGCGAATACGCGCTTGCAGCAGGTCCGGCAATATCCGGAGAACGTCGACAAGCCGGTCATCACCACCTCGAACGGCTCGGATCGCTTCATCGCCTGGTTTATCCTCAGCCAGCGCCCCGTGGAACATAAGGAACTGGAAGCGTTTGCGGAAAAACATCCGAAACTGATGGACCAGGGGCTGGAGCAGATCCTCCGCACCAAGGACATCGGCCTGCTAATGTACCGGATGCGGACGATGGCGGAAAAGCATCCGGAAATGCAGGTGCTGCTGCCGCCGCCGTTGGATATCACCACGCAACGGCGCTTTGCCCGCAACTTCATCGAAGCCCGCTTCGAAAACGTCGACGGCGTGTCCGATTCGATGGTCATGGGCGGTAAAGAAGAAGAGATTCAGGTCGTCGTCGATCCGGAAAAGCTCGCCGCGCGGCAACTGACCATCTCCAACGTCCGACAGGCGCTCCGCGCTCAGAACAAAGACACGTCCGGCGGCGATTTCTGGGAAGGCAAACGGCGTTACGTCGTTCGCACGCTCGGGCAGTTCCGCACGACCGATGAAGTCGAAGGCGTGATCATCGCCCGGCGCGACGGCATTCCCGTCTACGTGCGCGACGTCGGCACGGTCCGCTTGGACTACAAGAAGCCCGACGGCTTCATGCGCCGTTACGAACAGTCGGTCGTCGGCATCAACGCCGCGCGCAAGACCGGGGCGAACGTGCTGGATGTGATGGCCGGCCTCCGCGCGGCCACCGCGGAATTAAACGACGGCGTCCTCAAACAGCGCGGCCTGGTTCTGCGCCAGGTTTACGACGAAACGGACTATATTTACTCCTCGATCGACCTGGTTAACGAAAACATCGTCGAAGGCGCCGCGCTCACTTTCATCTGCCTGTTGGTGTTTCTCCGCAGCCTGCGCTCGACGGTGATCATCTTCCTGTCGATCTTCGTCAGCATCATGGGCATGTTCCTGATCATGAACCTGCTCGGTCGATCTCTGAACGTCCTGAGCCTCGCCGGCATCGCGTTCGCCGTCGGCATGCTCGTCGATAACTTCATCGTGGTGCTGGAAAACATCTATCGGCATCGCCAAGACGGAGATGACACGATTTCGGCCACGGTGCGCGGCACGCAAGAAGTGTGGGGTGCGGTGTTGGCGTCCACGCTGGCCAACCTCGCCGTATTCGTACCGGTGCTGTTCGTTCACGATCAGGCCGGCCAATTGTTTCGCGATATCGCCTTGGCCGCCAGCAGCGCGCTTGTTTGTTCACTGCTCGTGGCGCTGGTCGTTGTTCCCACGGCCGCCGGCAAGATGCTCAAGACGCTGGATAGGAAACTCGAACTCGACGTCCAGTTGGAAACCGCGCATCAACGCAACGGCAAGCATCGCTTCTCCCGGGATGAACTGCGCCGTGCCGGACGCCACGCCACGCATCGCTTCGAGAACTTTGCGAACTACCTGCTCGCGCCGCTCGATTGGTTCGGACGCGGATTCGTCAACACGGTCGTGGCGATCAACACTTACCTGTTGCAAGGCGTGTGGCGACGCCTGGTCGTGATCTGCCTACTGATTGGCCTCTCGATCGGCGGCAGTTACCTGATGTTGCCCGATCGCGAGTATCTGCCGACCGGCAATCGCAATCTGGCGATCGCCAACTTGATCCCGCCGCCAGGTCTCAACCTCAATCACATGCTCGCCATGGGCGAGGAAGTTGAACGCCGCCTGGAGCCGTATTGGAATTGCGAGGTCGGCAGCCCGGAAGCGGAGGGCCTCGACGGACCGCCGATCGCCGACTACTTCTTCGTCGCCCGCGGTCGCAGCATCTTCATGGGCCTGCGCGCCGCCGACCCCGCGCGGATCGACGAAGCCACCGAGCTGCTTAAGAAGAACATCCAAGGCATGCCGGCCGTGTTGGCCGTGGCCAACAAGCGCAGCTTGTTCGAGCGAGGATTGTCCGGCGGGCGATCGATCGACGTCGAGATTATCGGCCCTGACGTCCGTCGGCTGTCATCGCTCGGCGGCCAGGTGATGGGCAAGATTGCCGAATTGATCAAGGTCGACGTCGACGGCGAAGTCAAAGTCGGCCAAGGGCGCCCGAATCCGAGTCTGGATCTTTCCAGCCCTGAAATGCACGTCGTGCCCAAGTGGCAGCAGGCCGCCGACATGGGTATCAGCGCCGAGGACATGGGCTACACCGTAGACGCCCTGGTCGACGGCGCCTATGCCGGCGATTTCTTCATCGACGGCGACAAAATCGATCTCACGATCAAGGGAGGCGACCAGTTCGCCTCGCGCACGCAGGACTTGGAGGCGCTTTCGCTGGCGACGCCCGGCGGGCAACTCATTTCGTTGGCCGCCGTGGCCGACGTCAAGTACGGGAGCGCGCCCGAGCAAATCAATCATGTGCGCCGCATGCGCGTGATCACGATTTCGGTCCTGCCGCCGGAAGAGATGCCGCTGGAAAATGCGATGACGCTCATCAAAGAGCAGATCATCGCACCGTTGGAAGCCTCGGGGCAACTCGAAGGGGGCTACCAGATGGTCCTCTCCGGCACCGCCGACAAGTTGACTCAAACGTGGAAAGTACTCGGCTGGAACCTCGCCTTGGCAGTGATTATCACGTACCTCTTGATGGCCGCGCTGTTCGAGTCCTGGTTGTACCCGCTCGTGATCATTCTCAGCGTGCCGTTGGGGGCCGTGGGCGGATTCGCCGGTCTCAAGTTGATGAACCTGGTGCACTACCAGGCGCTCGACGTGATGACGATGCTCGGCTTCATCATCCTCGTCGGCACCGTGGTGAACAACCCGATCTTGATCGTCGAACAGGCGCTCGTACATATTCGTGATGAAAAGATGGCCACGCACCGTGCCATCTTGGAAAGCGTGCGAACCCGCATCCGACCGATCTTTATGACCGCGTTGATCGGTTTGTTCGGCTTGCTGCCGCTGGTGATTTCGCCAGGTTCGGGCAGCGAACTTTACCGTGGCCTCGGCAGCGTGTTGCTTGGCGGCCTGCTGGTCTCGACGATCTTCACGCTGGTCCTCGTACCAACCTTGTTCAGCTTGGCCATGGACACGAAAGAAAAGCTGTCGCAACTACTCTGGAGCCCCGACGAGCCGCCCGCGACGCCGCCCGTCAGCAAGGCGTTGGTGGAAACCACGGTCGACATGCCGCGCCCGCACTTGCAGCCGGCGGAATCGCTGCGTCGGTAG